The following coding sequences are from one Lycium ferocissimum isolate CSIRO_LF1 chromosome 3, AGI_CSIRO_Lferr_CH_V1, whole genome shotgun sequence window:
- the LOC132050479 gene encoding BAG family molecular chaperone regulator 4-like, which yields MWKKSSISSKSGRNEVIKDENKYTKGEEENKACIIDWEVRPGGLLVQKRVGVSAEANSVAGPMIKIKVSYDSCYHDIIVPAESTFGNLKTILCDRTGLHPNVQRLLFQGKEKDENECLHIAGVKDMSKVILMEDPASKEMKKMQSTSVSCEAIARVKVEVDKLSHRVVAIEEAVKRGTRVEDRDFVGLTELLMIQLLTLDSIEAEGEARAQRKKEVHRIQSFVDMLDNFKARNSNFVSNCNGTSTVTTKWETFGPGVGSLTAPNQLLQSTKITQNWEVFD from the exons ATGTGGAAAAAATcatcaatttcttcaaaaagtgGTAGAAATGAGGTAATTAAAGATGAGAATAAATACACTAAAGGTGAAGAGGAAAATAAGGCTTGTATTATTGATTGGGAAGTTAGGCCTGGTGGTTTATTAGTTCAGAAAAGAGTTGGAGTTTCAGCTGAGGCTAATTCTGTTGCTGGTCCTATGATCAAGATCAAAGTCTCTTATGATTCTTGTTACCATGATATCATCGTTCCAGCTGAatcaacatttg GGAACCTGAAGACAATTCTATGTGACAGAACCGGGCTACATCCTAATGTTCAGAGATTATTGTTCCAAGGAAAAGAGAAGGATGAGAATGAATGCTTGCATATTGCTGGTGTAAAAGACATGTCAAAGGTGATCCTAATGGAAGATCCAGCCAGCaaagagatgaagaaaatgCAGAGTACTTCTGTCTCTTGTGAAGCTATCGCCCGAGTAAAAGTAGAGGTCGATAAGCTCTCACACAGG GTTGTGGCAATAGAGGAAGCTGTGAAGAGAGGTACTAGAGTTGAGGACAGAGATTTTGTTGGTCTAACAGAGTTGTTAATGATTCAGCTTCTTACACTTGATAGTATTGAAGCAGAAGGAGAAGCAAGAGCTCAGAGGAAGAAGGAG GTTCATCGGATTCAGAGTTTTGTTGATATGCTGGACAATTTTAAAGCAAGAAATTCTAACTTTGTAAGCAATTGTAATGGTACTTCAACGGTGACTACCAAATGGGAAACGTTTGGTCCAGGAGTTGGAAGCCTGACTGCACCAAATCAATTACTGCAATCCACAAAAATCACTCAGAACTGGGAAGTTTTTGACTGA
- the LOC132050480 gene encoding LRR repeats and ubiquitin-like domain-containing protein At2g30105 isoform X2 — METEAKSDTDNGSTITVNIKFNGRSIPVEISSESTVKDLKSLLQPLTNVLSRGQKLIFKGKVLVDEMTLESSKVRNGAKIMLMASQGGTSVSCEAIARVREEVDKLSPRVVAIEEALQRGTTVEDREFVILTELFMVQLLKLDSIEAEEGEARTQRKKEVSSPSTHKC, encoded by the exons ATGGAGACAGAGGCAAAAAGCGACACCGATAACGGAAGTACAATCACAGTCAACATTAAGTTTAACGGCCGATCGATACCTGTTGAAATCTCATCCGAGTCAACCGTCAAAGACCTGAAATCACTGCTTCAACCACTCACAAATGTGCTCTCTCGTGGCCAAAAACTCATCTTCAAAG GGAAAGTTTTGGTGGATGAAATGACATTGGAGTCGTCGAAAGTTAGAAATGGTGCGAAGATCATGCTTATGGCTTCCCAAGGG GGTACCTCTGTCTCTTGTGAAGCCATTGCCCGAGTAAGAGAAGAGGTCGATAAGCTCTCACCCAGG GTTGTGGCAATAGAGGAAGCTTTGCAGAGAGGTACTACAGTTGAGGACAGAGAATTTGTTATCCTCACAGAGTTGTTCATGGTTCAGCTTCTTAAACTAGATAGTATTGAAGCAGAAGAAGGAGAAGCAAGAACTCAAAGGAAGAAGGAGGTTA gctccccttcaacTCACAAATGCTAG
- the LOC132050480 gene encoding LRR repeats and ubiquitin-like domain-containing protein At2g30105 isoform X1, which yields METEAKSDTDNGSTITVNIKFNGRSIPVEISSESTVKDLKSLLQPLTNVLSRGQKLIFKGKVLVDEMTLESSKVRNGAKIMLMASQGGTSVSCEAIARVREEVDKLSPRVVAIEEALQRGTTVEDREFVILTELFMVQLLKLDSIEAEEGEARTQRKKEVHRIQSFVDMLDDFKSRNS from the exons ATGGAGACAGAGGCAAAAAGCGACACCGATAACGGAAGTACAATCACAGTCAACATTAAGTTTAACGGCCGATCGATACCTGTTGAAATCTCATCCGAGTCAACCGTCAAAGACCTGAAATCACTGCTTCAACCACTCACAAATGTGCTCTCTCGTGGCCAAAAACTCATCTTCAAAG GGAAAGTTTTGGTGGATGAAATGACATTGGAGTCGTCGAAAGTTAGAAATGGTGCGAAGATCATGCTTATGGCTTCCCAAGGG GGTACCTCTGTCTCTTGTGAAGCCATTGCCCGAGTAAGAGAAGAGGTCGATAAGCTCTCACCCAGG GTTGTGGCAATAGAGGAAGCTTTGCAGAGAGGTACTACAGTTGAGGACAGAGAATTTGTTATCCTCACAGAGTTGTTCATGGTTCAGCTTCTTAAACTAGATAGTATTGAAGCAGAAGAAGGAGAAGCAAGAACTCAAAGGAAGAAGGAG GTTCATCGCATTCAGAGTTTTGTTGATATGCTTGACGATTTTAAATCAAGAAACTCTTAA
- the LOC132051195 gene encoding RING-H2 finger protein ATL63-like has protein sequence MFTSPSPPSPPPVLQLVNSSLSQSSNSLKNIIHNILSYNNNIMLAAIISLLLVILFILLLHIYAKWFLVEARNRSIRNSLSSAFHNSHSFVVDTNFSSSPIKGLERSTISTIPLFVYKDENEKQEEYGLECIICLSLFEDEDVCRKLPKCNHAFHVECIDMWLYSHSTCPICRAPVLIDKCESKI, from the coding sequence ATGTTCACTTCTCCTTCTCCTCCGTCGCCACCACCAGTGCTCCAATTAGTCAATAGCTCATTGTCACAATCTTCCAACTCACTAAAGAACATCATCCATAATATCCTAtcttataacaacaacataatgcTAGCAGCAATCATATCACTTCTTCTTGTAATACTCTTTATTTTACTTCTACACATTTATGCCAAGTGGTTCTTAGTCGAAGCTCGCAATAGGAGTATTCGAAACTCACTCTCTTCTGCttttcataattctcattcctTCGTCGTTGATACTAACTTTTCTAGTTCTCCAATAAAGGGTCTCGAAAGATCAACGATTTCTACAATCCCTTTGTTTGTGTACAAAGACGAAAATGAGAAGCAGGAAGAATATGGGTTGGAATGTATTATATgtttgagtttatttgaagatGAAGATGTTTGTAGGAAATTACCTAAGTGTAACCATGCATTTCATGTGGAGTGCATAGATATGTGGCTGTATTCACATTCCACGTGTCCTATTTGTCGAGCTCCTGTCCTGATTGACAAATGCGAATCCAAGATTTAG